Proteins co-encoded in one Natrinema sp. CBA1119 genomic window:
- a CDS encoding 2-hydroxyacid dehydrogenase, which produces MIRAVIDQDITPTDRLVEQLPDDWDVSVGIESTEDEAIATLEDATIVFVTSRVPLSPRVVAALDDLEIIAKLGTGLDSVAVDVARERGIEVTYTPGMNAQSVAEHTVMLALATARRLTQARRLIENGQWRDDMPLGNRLLGSTVGIIGFGNVGKRVGSILNGFNVDLLLSDPYVPEIDAELVGGTNVSLEELLERSDVVCVTAEHTEETRGLIGRAELERMQSSALLVNAARGPIVAEAPLIDALADGTIAGAGMDVHQTEPLDPDSPLLEMDNVVLTPHVASMTMESRQETIDRLVTNVLSLRDGTAPADRYLAPSDGSTLSE; this is translated from the coding sequence ATGATTCGAGCAGTCATCGATCAAGATATCACGCCGACCGACCGCCTCGTCGAACAGCTCCCCGACGACTGGGACGTTTCCGTCGGAATCGAAAGCACCGAAGACGAAGCCATCGCCACGCTCGAGGACGCGACCATCGTCTTCGTCACCTCGCGGGTCCCCCTCTCCCCTCGCGTTGTCGCAGCGCTGGACGATCTCGAGATCATCGCCAAGCTTGGAACCGGGCTGGACAGCGTCGCCGTCGACGTCGCGCGCGAGCGTGGCATCGAAGTCACCTACACACCCGGCATGAACGCCCAATCCGTCGCCGAACACACCGTTATGCTGGCGCTCGCGACCGCACGACGTCTCACTCAGGCCCGTCGTCTCATCGAGAACGGGCAGTGGCGCGACGATATGCCGCTGGGGAACCGACTCCTGGGATCGACCGTCGGCATCATCGGCTTCGGGAACGTCGGCAAACGGGTCGGCTCGATTCTCAACGGGTTCAACGTCGACCTCCTGTTGTCCGATCCCTACGTTCCCGAAATCGATGCCGAACTGGTCGGCGGTACGAACGTCTCGCTCGAGGAGTTACTCGAACGCAGCGATGTCGTCTGTGTTACTGCCGAACACACCGAGGAGACCCGGGGCCTCATCGGACGGGCGGAACTCGAGCGAATGCAGTCGTCGGCCCTCCTCGTGAACGCCGCCCGCGGCCCGATCGTGGCCGAAGCGCCGCTCATAGATGCGCTCGCTGACGGGACGATCGCGGGTGCCGGGATGGACGTCCACCAGACGGAACCGCTCGATCCCGACTCGCCGCTCCTCGAGATGGACAACGTCGTCCTCACACCACACGTCGCATCGATGACGATGGAAAGTCGCCAGGAAACGATCGACCGACTGGTAACGAACGTGCTGTCGCTGCGCGACGGTACAGCGCCCGCTGATCGGTATCTCGCGCCCAGCGACGGAAGTACACTGTCCGAGTAA
- a CDS encoding VOC family protein: MLSEIDHIEIEASDADEMAAFLEKLGYEHLRKTDHHGTSYELGPADGDGPIFEIHTVEGEETPGINHIAFSVDEIEDVTEELKDADVDQVSDPYYVDKTGRTITNFRDPDGRRFQVVSDDE, translated from the coding sequence GTGCTTAGCGAAATCGATCACATCGAAATCGAAGCGAGCGACGCAGACGAAATGGCGGCGTTCCTCGAAAAGCTCGGATACGAACACCTTCGCAAGACGGACCATCACGGCACGTCTTACGAACTCGGCCCTGCAGACGGTGACGGTCCGATCTTCGAAATCCACACCGTCGAAGGCGAAGAAACGCCCGGTATCAATCACATCGCGTTTTCGGTCGACGAGATCGAAGACGTCACCGAGGAACTCAAGGACGCAGACGTCGATCAGGTGTCCGATCCGTACTACGTCGACAAGACCGGCCGGACGATCACGAACTTCCGCGATCCCGACGGACGGCGGTTCCAGGTCGTTTCCGACGACGAATAA
- a CDS encoding HpcH/HpaI aldolase/citrate lyase family protein produces the protein MDQSNTFRVTIENGGFVLGARAATFSPTTVEVYGDLGLDFVWLDFEHGGPSPYDSTLFENLSRAAEVSGTDLFVRIPSGDPSLIRKVLDAGVRNLLVPRVDTAAEVRKAVKATRFEYDGGPGERGKASSRASTWGNAENYVRTEDEEVCLGVMIEKTTAVDELDEIVEIPDLGFVFIGPSDLSVQMGYATDRNNPAVTEQVETIKETCRDADLPYGCIANDPADASEEIRDGAQIVRMGGDLSSAQQVLGDRLERISER, from the coding sequence ATGGATCAGTCCAACACGTTCCGTGTGACGATCGAAAACGGCGGTTTCGTACTCGGAGCCCGAGCGGCAACGTTCTCGCCGACGACGGTCGAAGTATACGGCGACCTCGGTCTCGATTTCGTCTGGCTCGATTTCGAGCACGGCGGGCCGAGCCCGTACGATAGCACGCTGTTCGAAAACCTGTCTCGAGCGGCCGAAGTGAGCGGCACCGATCTCTTCGTCCGGATTCCGTCCGGTGACCCATCGCTCATTCGGAAAGTACTCGATGCGGGCGTTCGGAACCTGCTCGTTCCGCGAGTAGATACGGCCGCGGAGGTCCGGAAAGCGGTCAAAGCGACGCGGTTCGAGTACGACGGCGGGCCGGGAGAGCGCGGGAAAGCGAGTTCGCGTGCCAGTACCTGGGGGAACGCGGAGAACTACGTCCGAACTGAGGACGAGGAAGTCTGTCTCGGCGTGATGATCGAAAAGACGACCGCCGTCGACGAGTTAGACGAAATCGTCGAGATTCCCGATCTTGGGTTCGTCTTCATCGGGCCCTCGGACCTGTCCGTCCAGATGGGGTACGCGACGGACCGGAACAATCCCGCGGTCACGGAACAGGTCGAAACAATCAAAGAAACCTGCCGAGATGCCGACCTTCCGTACGGCTGTATCGCTAACGATCCGGCCGACGCGTCCGAAGAGATCCGAGACGGTGCCCAGATCGTCCGGATGGGCGGCGACCTCTCGTCGGCACAACAGGTCCTCGGCGACCGTCTCGAGCGGATCTCGGAGCGGTGA
- a CDS encoding HD domain-containing protein, producing MSSSPAIADVFPEVDEIERDRLRKMVLEAWDSAVADGNFDDITEVPWWPPHENVVGAENQIQHIRDVTACAIAITDTLTRRRSGLSIDRDAVVAGALLHDISKLYEIEDRELTAHHELLPHPHYSIHLLNEIGFSTEIQHIVLAHSGRSGVAPKTIEAKIVAVADEIAVDGIFWESLHRLKE from the coding sequence ATGTCTTCCAGTCCCGCGATAGCGGACGTGTTCCCGGAAGTCGACGAGATCGAACGCGACCGGTTGCGAAAGATGGTACTCGAAGCCTGGGACAGCGCCGTGGCCGACGGTAACTTCGACGATATAACCGAGGTTCCGTGGTGGCCGCCACACGAGAACGTTGTCGGTGCGGAGAACCAGATTCAACATATCCGCGACGTAACGGCCTGTGCGATCGCGATAACCGATACGCTGACGCGGCGTCGGAGCGGTCTCTCTATCGACAGGGACGCCGTCGTCGCGGGTGCTCTCCTTCACGATATCAGCAAACTGTACGAAATCGAGGATCGCGAACTGACGGCACACCATGAGCTGCTCCCCCATCCCCACTACAGTATCCACCTCCTGAACGAAATAGGGTTCTCGACCGAGATTCAACACATCGTTCTCGCTCACAGCGGCCGATCAGGGGTTGCTCCAAAGACGATCGAGGCCAAAATCGTTGCCGTTGCCGACGAAATCGCGGTCGATGGAATCTTCTGGGAATCCCTTCATCGACTCAAGGAGTGA
- a CDS encoding PadR family transcriptional regulator: MHDLTGFQRDLLYTIAGQDDPHGLAIKDELENYYEKEIHHGRLYPNLDEVVDKGLVEKGELDQRTNYYTITARGRRELEARREWEDQYVDELFAELE, from the coding sequence ATGCACGATCTCACTGGCTTCCAGCGCGACCTGCTGTACACGATCGCCGGGCAAGACGACCCACACGGCCTCGCGATCAAAGACGAACTCGAGAACTACTACGAGAAAGAGATCCATCACGGCCGCCTCTATCCAAATCTCGACGAGGTCGTCGACAAGGGACTCGTCGAGAAGGGCGAACTCGACCAGCGGACGAATTACTACACGATCACGGCTCGCGGTCGGCGCGAACTCGAGGCTCGCCGAGAGTGGGAAGATCAGTACGTCGACGAGTTGTTCGCTGAATTGGAGTAA
- a CDS encoding ZIP family metal transporter, whose protein sequence is MVSVAEVFVRVAGENPVIQGFVGGIVIAGLNLFGALLVFVWRDPSERALDGALGFAAGVMLAAAFTSLIIPGIEQYSGGNPIPTLVGIVFGVIFLDQADRLVPHAHYLLTGRRRTDEANPSTTLPVANERLVPVVLFILAITLHNMPEGLAVGVGFGSGDIENAITLMLAIGIQNIPEGLAVSVAAINAGLDRRSYAVFAGLRSGIVEIPLAVLGALAVNVVEPLLPYAMGFAAGAMLFVISDEIIPETHTRGYERTATLGVMAGVIVMLYLDVSLG, encoded by the coding sequence ATGGTTTCAGTAGCTGAGGTATTTGTTCGTGTCGCTGGTGAAAATCCCGTAATTCAGGGGTTTGTCGGCGGCATTGTTATCGCGGGACTCAACTTGTTCGGCGCGTTGTTGGTGTTCGTCTGGCGAGACCCGTCGGAACGGGCGCTGGATGGTGCCCTCGGGTTTGCAGCTGGTGTGATGTTGGCCGCAGCCTTCACGAGTCTCATCATCCCCGGAATAGAGCAATACTCTGGTGGAAATCCGATTCCGACGCTGGTGGGCATCGTATTCGGCGTCATCTTTCTGGATCAAGCCGATAGGCTCGTCCCACACGCACACTATCTGTTGACCGGGCGCAGACGAACAGACGAAGCCAACCCAAGCACGACACTCCCAGTCGCTAACGAGCGACTGGTCCCCGTCGTGCTGTTCATCTTAGCGATCACGCTTCACAATATGCCCGAGGGGCTGGCAGTAGGCGTCGGGTTCGGCTCTGGGGACATCGAGAACGCAATTACGCTGATGCTGGCAATCGGCATCCAAAATATCCCTGAAGGGCTTGCCGTCTCAGTGGCTGCGATCAACGCTGGGCTAGATCGTCGCTCCTATGCTGTCTTCGCTGGGTTGCGGTCGGGGATTGTTGAAATCCCGCTCGCAGTGCTGGGTGCACTGGCGGTTAATGTTGTCGAGCCACTACTGCCATATGCGATGGGGTTCGCTGCGGGCGCAATGCTGTTTGTAATCTCCGACGAAATTATCCCTGAGACTCATACGCGTGGCTACGAGCGGACCGCCACGCTCGGGGTAATGGCTGGCGTCATAGTGATGCTGTACCTTGACGTCAGTTTGGGCTGA
- a CDS encoding DUF3006 domain-containing protein — protein sequence MTPDGIYTAVLDRFEDDLAVLLLEDDGDTVDQAVLDTERLPEDARHVDAVVSVELEDEEVIDITYEERETVDRSEQAQQRFDELSQRPPSPEDESDTS from the coding sequence ATGACACCCGACGGAATCTATACGGCGGTCCTGGACCGGTTTGAGGACGACCTCGCGGTTTTATTGCTCGAGGACGATGGCGACACGGTCGACCAAGCAGTCCTCGACACGGAGCGGCTCCCTGAAGACGCTCGTCACGTCGATGCAGTAGTGAGCGTCGAACTCGAGGACGAAGAAGTGATCGACATCACGTACGAAGAACGTGAGACGGTGGACCGCTCTGAGCAAGCCCAACAGCGATTTGACGAGCTATCCCAGCGTCCCCCGTCACCAGAGGACGAGTCAGATACGTCCTAA
- a CDS encoding lamin tail domain-containing protein produces MMRRRVLSVLAVVVLVTLAGCGGVISDEATSPDETTGPTPESPGETGDERTASPNGTLSVTFINVGQGSSTLIVGPTNETMLIDSGDWSDDGEDVLAYLRTHDINRIDYLVTTHADADHIGGHEAVIDYFETEGNGIGAVYDPGITSTSQTYTGYLDAIDEHNVTLYETRAGDPIPFDGVETQVLVPPEGYLANGDRNENSIVLRLGFGRSSFLLPGDGETASEQFLVDEYGAGLNATVLSAGHHGSDSSSGSEFLDVTDPRIGVVSSAYDSQYDHPHESVLDRFSQQSIRTYWTATHGTVRLTSNGSAITVATQRDAPTAPLALRDGEPIEPGVDDALQSRTVISITESTTAPAVPDGGTETDPTEPTDQAGALSIVTIHEDAAGDESDNLNDEYIVFENTGDQPLELDGWSVADEAGHTYTFPNGFALDSGAQVTLHTGSGTDSSSDLYWDSGRAVWNNGGDTVTVRNDSGTVVLEEEY; encoded by the coding sequence ATGATGCGAAGACGTGTCCTCAGCGTACTCGCCGTTGTCGTCCTCGTCACTCTCGCAGGGTGTGGTGGAGTGATCAGTGACGAAGCGACGTCGCCGGATGAAACGACAGGGCCAACACCTGAATCGCCGGGTGAGACAGGGGACGAACGAACAGCGAGTCCGAACGGCACCCTGTCGGTCACTTTCATCAACGTAGGCCAAGGCTCGAGTACGCTGATCGTCGGCCCGACGAACGAGACGATGCTCATCGATTCGGGGGACTGGTCCGACGACGGCGAAGACGTGCTCGCCTATCTCAGAACGCACGATATCAATCGAATCGACTACCTCGTGACGACGCACGCCGACGCGGATCACATCGGCGGCCACGAGGCCGTCATCGACTACTTCGAAACGGAAGGCAACGGAATCGGTGCCGTGTACGATCCCGGGATCACGTCGACGTCCCAGACCTATACGGGATATTTGGATGCGATCGACGAACACAACGTGACGTTGTACGAGACGCGAGCGGGTGACCCGATTCCGTTCGACGGGGTCGAAACGCAAGTGCTCGTGCCGCCTGAGGGGTATCTCGCAAACGGAGATCGAAACGAGAACAGTATCGTCCTCCGGCTCGGCTTCGGCCGCTCGAGTTTCCTGCTTCCCGGGGACGGGGAGACGGCCAGTGAGCAGTTCCTCGTGGACGAATACGGGGCCGGCCTCAATGCGACGGTCTTGAGTGCTGGCCATCACGGCAGTGACTCGAGTTCAGGGAGCGAATTTCTCGACGTGACCGACCCGCGCATTGGCGTCGTCTCGAGCGCCTACGACTCCCAGTACGACCATCCCCACGAGTCGGTCCTCGATCGGTTTTCCCAGCAGTCGATTCGTACCTACTGGACGGCGACGCATGGGACCGTCCGGTTGACGAGCAACGGGTCCGCGATCACGGTCGCGACCCAGCGCGATGCACCAACTGCGCCGCTGGCACTTCGAGACGGGGAGCCGATCGAACCCGGTGTCGACGATGCCCTCCAGAGTCGAACGGTGATCTCGATCACGGAGTCGACGACAGCACCGGCCGTGCCCGATGGTGGGACGGAAACCGACCCAACAGAGCCGACAGACCAAGCGGGAGCGTTGTCGATTGTCACGATCCACGAGGACGCCGCCGGGGACGAGAGCGACAACCTGAACGACGAGTATATCGTCTTCGAAAACACCGGCGACCAACCGCTCGAGCTCGACGGCTGGTCGGTCGCCGATGAAGCGGGCCACACCTACACGTTCCCGAACGGGTTCGCGCTCGATTCGGGCGCACAGGTCACCCTCCACACCGGCAGCGGAACGGATTCATCGAGCGATCTGTATTGGGATTCGGGCCGCGCAGTCTGGAACAACGGCGGCGATACCGTTACCGTACGAAACGACAGCGGGACTGTCGTACTCGAGGAGGAATACTGA